Proteins from a genomic interval of Procambarus clarkii isolate CNS0578487 chromosome 45, FALCON_Pclarkii_2.0, whole genome shotgun sequence:
- the LOC138350287 gene encoding armadillo repeat-containing X-linked protein 4-like, with product MCGCGRWCVWWEIRLLAGKDMGREIRLLAGEQTSGGKRHGVGDQTSGGKRFLTGKDMGWEIRLLAGEQTSGGKRHGAGDQTSRGGSDFWWEIRLLVGDQTSDGKRLGVGEQTSGGKRHGAGDQTSGGRTDFWREKTWGGRSDFSWGIRLLVGDQTSGGKRLLTGKDLGWEIRLLAGDQTSGGKRHGAGDQTSGGRTDFWRENRLLTGKDLGREIRLLVGDQTSGGRTDF from the coding sequence ATGTGTGGTTGTGGACGCTGGTGCGTGTGGTGGGAGATCAGACTTCTGGCGGGAAAAGACATGGGGCGGGAGATCAGACTTCTGGCGGGAGAACAGACTTCTGGCGGGAAAAGACATGGGGTGGGAGATCAGACTTCTGGCGGGAAAAGATTTCTGACGGGAAAAGACATGGGGTGGGAGATCAGACTTCTGGCGGGAGAACAGACTTCTGGCGGGAAAAGACATGGGGCGGGAGATCAGACTTCTCGTGGGGGATCAGACTTCTGGTGGGAGATCAGACTTCTGGTGGGAGATCAGACTTCTGACGGGAAAAGACTTGGGGTGGGAGAACAGACTTCTGGCGGGAAAAGACATGGGGCGGGAGATCAGACTTCTGGCGGGAGAACAGACTTCTGGCGGGAAAAGACATGGGGCGGGAGATCAGACTTCTCGTGGGGGATCAGACTTCTGGTGGGAGATCAGACTTCTGGCGGGAAAAGACTTCTGACGGGAAAAGACTTGGGGTGGGAGATCAGACTTCTGGCGGGAGATCAGACTTCTGGCGGGAAAAGACATGGGGCGGGAGATCAGACTTCTGGCGGGAGAACAGACTTCTGGCGGGAGAACAGACTTCTGACGGGAAAAGACTTGGGGCGGGAGATCAGACTTCTCGTGGGGGATCAGACTTCTGGTGGGAGAACAGACTTCTAG